A genomic segment from Aspergillus chevalieri M1 DNA, chromosome 7, nearly complete sequence encodes:
- a CDS encoding uncharacterized protein (COG:L;~EggNog:ENOG410PI7H;~InterPro:IPR022698;~PFAM:PF12013): MENELFQKIPSLQVMICRQCKHGVRPVEVERHLKRKHQFKHQSAHQLAQAVQQWEDIEQDSAAIQIPCILNDPLPIIPCEPNGLLCQRQDPPCHYVASSMDTMRKHWRQVHQWSQQTRRGRVGQRERTQGAAELRRSFTTVAWQQIFPSGPGSHYIHIRFPEGHPPTTTTTAPRGPGPTGRRCHHHRMGSGSNGPGTTGRHPGRLDHRC, encoded by the coding sequence ATGGAGAATGAGctgttccagaagatcccAAGCTTGCAAGTGATGATCTGTCGCCAGTGCAAGCATGGCGTACGACCGGTGGAGGTCGAGCGACATCTGAAGCGGAAACATCAGTTCAAGCATCAATCCGCCCACCAGTTGGCTCAGGCAGTCCAACAgtgggaggatattgaacagGACAGTGCGGCCATCCAGATCCCATGCATATTGAACGACCCGCTGCCCATCATCCCCTGTGAACCCAATGGTTTGTTATGCCAACGACAGGACCCCCCGTGCCATtatgtggcatccagcatGGACACCATGCGAAAGCACTGGCGCCAGGTCCATCAATGGTCCCAACAGACCCGCCGTGGCCGGGTTGGCCAGAGAGAGCGCACACAAGGGGCCGCTGAGCTCCGGCGTTCATTCACCACCGTAGCGTGGCAGCAGAtcttcccatcgggcccGGGGTCCCATTACATCCATATCCGCTTCCCAGAGGGCCAcccacccaccaccaccaccaccgcccccCGCGGACCAGGCCCAACGGGCCGTCGATGCCATCATCACCGCATGGGATCAGGCTCGAACGGCCCAGGAACAACAGGCCGTCATCCAGGCCGATTGGATCACCGATGCTAA
- a CDS encoding uncharacterized protein (COG:L;~EggNog:ENOG410PI7H;~InterPro:IPR027417,IPR014001,IPR011545;~PFAM:PF00270;~TransMembrane:1 (o1230-1253i);~go_function: GO:0003676 - nucleic acid binding [Evidence IEA];~go_function: GO:0005524 - ATP binding [Evidence IEA]): MGQLARRSQQTVQRCGTGICMEAARTEAGQTPYRPLQAYMDETSVQKHVQAWQQVLGFIARTQATQAGQGMQEWCGPLPVYGMTARQQRKWQTLWQLAMPTMVRPQQAPHRARARAVHMFPGAGRILEQGGNPGSYRATEGRGVSPGDQPTAGHGVSPEHVEEAEETGNAGSTEPAWMMSPMERACLEFCIELLNQRHRAHEYESPLLARFMVVQKALWLDPHVGDIIQMWQAQASTANGTVNGTVNGTVNGTVNGTVNGTVNGTVNGTVNGTVNGTVNGTVNGTVNGTVNGTVNGMVNGTPNGTPNGTPNGTPNGTPNGTPASPIAWPLASADAQLADIDEGCDSASPTRHTPTTVHDRPSFHDHVQQMVSRFMIRGTHGPMQTLLDWRTYGLKIHYNSTAPGHVAWMGADELLYKDLHFTMGEFRGFIHGLVGATRELLCELLCIADGSSSAHTPSTMPLPAIPWQGLYDDPTQGHPGWNFLHDRRTRWPVDGRWWMIQRLRTERPVQQQFMRRGAIHGPLVAQYLARVARFKEKLAVAIHITAGQPARAPELLSVQYVNTPNNQFRNVFIEDGMVTLVTPYHKGFHASNDSKLIHRYVPRAVGELVVWYMWLAMPFIDQLTAWQAGTAHGTVNGTVNGTVNGMSNGTSNGTSNGTANGISNGTLNGTSNSTLNGTSNGTSNGTSNGTLNGTSNSTLNGTWNGTPNGTVNGMSNGRLNGTSNSTSNGTPIGTPIGTQAGTSNAMSNGTTIGTSNGTSNGTLNGTANGTSNSTLNGTLNSTLNGTWNGTPNGTVNGTLNGTLNGTANGTRAGTVDGTSNSTLNGTWNGTRAGTVNGTLNGTANGTLNGSLIGTSNGTPAWQPPSPYLWGPDPGMQRPWTPERFREVLKRETQARLGQALNIPAYRDIAIGISRRFLRASSTFTSDRQDEMEQAAALDADCEDGMDADQWMAHMTDLQAGHSSHVAGMVYGRQLMEQAGTTSHRRAMFRQSSVDWHQFLGFGCGTGVPGDVHADIDAGGLRAGLVDEGSCPSRRPGQEQVRACLVDDPGQERVRARLVNDPSQQGVRARLVNDPGQERVRARLVNDPSQQGVRARLVDDPGQERVRARLVSDPSQEGVRARLVDEGNRPIHHPGQERVRACLVNDPGQERVRARPVLGKRKRAPWQVEAEEHHMERRHQLQTMDMAAALQQMTGQAGMQFQGIQAPAMAAIQQGKSPVVAVMPTGGGKSMLFMLPAWAVPGGTTIVVVPLISLRQDMQQRCRRLGIPCMAWDRQQPCDEAAIVLVTPESAVTPDFHSFINRLVVMQRLDRVVIDECHVIMNQQKNFRSAMAQLGKLVRARTQMDQIDIYRARTSRGNVAYGVWRPPIPHTAPHGYGWEQDARIIQFLQAQLQWARARGEDGDICQPGPPGAGDGGGIGM, from the exons ATGGGCCAGTTGGCCCGGCGGAGCCAGCAGACCGTGCAGCGGTGTGGAACCGGCATTTGTATGGAGGCGGCCCGGACCGAGGCCGGACAGACCCCATACCGGCCGCTCCAGGCGTACATGGATGAAACCAGTGTCCAGAAGCATGTGCAGGCGTGGCAGCaagtgttgggcttcattgcacgcacacaggccacccaggccggacagggcatgcaggagtggtgtggcccactgcccgtgtatgggatgaccgcgcggcagcagcggaagtggcagacgttgtggcagcttgccatgcccaccatggtgaggccccaacaggcgccccatcgagcccgggctcgggcggtccatatgttccccggggccggtcggatcctagagcagggtgggaaccccggcagttatcgggccacagaggggcgtggggtgagccccggagatcagcccacagccgggcatggggtgagccccgagcatgtggaagaagcagaggagactggcaatgcaggcagcaccgagccggcatggatgatgagcccaatggagcgtgcctgcttggagttttgcattgagctgctcaaccagcgccaccgtgcccatgaatatgaaagccccctt cttgcgcggttcatggtggtgcagaaggcactgtggttggatccccatgtgggggacattattcagatgtggcaggcacaggctagcacggcgaatggcacagtgaatggcacagtgaatggcacagtgaatggcacagtgaatggcacagtgaatggcacagtgaatggcacagtgaatggcacagtgaatggcacagtgaatggcacagtgaatggcacagtgaatggcacagtgaatggcacagtgaatggcacagtgaatggcatggtgaatggcactccaaatggcactccgaatggcactccgaatggcactccgaatggcactccaaatggcacaccggctagcccaatagcatggccgttggccagtgcagatgcccaactggccgatatcgatgagggctgtgatagtgccagtcccacacgccacacccccaccacggtgcacgatcgcccgtcatttcatgaccatgtgcagcagatggtcagccgcttcatgatccgtggcacccatgggcccatgcagacattgctcgactggcgcacatatgggttgaagatccattacaatagcacggcgccgggccatgtggcgtggatgggagccgatgagctgttgtacaaggatctgcatttcacgatgggtgaattccgtgggttcatccacgggttggttggggccacacgggagctgctgtgtgaactattatgtattgccgatggttccagcagcgcccacaccccaagcaccatgccgctgcccgccatcccgtggcagggcttgtatgatgatcccacccaggggcacccgggctggaactttttgcatgatcgccggacccggtggcccgtggatggccggtggtggatgatccagcggctgcgcacagagcgccccgtgcagcagcaattcatgcgccggggggcgatccacggcccattggtggcacagtatctggcccgggtggcccggttcaaggagaaactggccgtGGCCATCCATATAACGGCAGGGCAGCCGGCACGGGCCcccgagctgctcagtgtgcagtatgtcaacacgccgaacaaccaattccgcaatgtgttcattgaggatgggatggtgacactggtgactccataccacaagggcttccatgcgagcaacgacagcaagctgatccaccggtatgtgccacgggcggtcggggagttggtggtgtggtatatgtggctggcgatgccattcattgaccagttgacagcgtggcaggccggcactgcgcatggcacggtgaatggcacggtgaatggtacagtgaatggcatgtcgaatggcacatcgaacggcacatcaaacggcacagcgaatggcatatcaaacggcacactgaatggcacatcgaacagcacattgaacggcacatcgaacggcacatcgaatggcacatcaaacggcacactgaatggcacatcgaacagcacattgaacggcacatggaatggcacaccgaatggtacggtgaatggcatgtcgaatggtagactgaacggcacatcaaacagcacatcgaacggcacaccgattggcacaccgattggcacacaggccggcacatcaaatgccatgtcgaatggcacaacgattggcacatcgaacggcacatcgaatggcacattgaacggcacagcgaacggcacatcaaacagcacactgaatggcacattgaacagcacattgaacggcacatggaatggcacaccgaatggtacggtgaatggcacattgaatggcacactgaatggcacggcgaatggcacacgagccggcacggtcgatggcacatcaaacagcacattgaacggcacatggaatggcacacgagccggcacggtcaatggcacactgaatggcacggcgaacggcacactgaatggctcattgattggcacgtcgaacggcacaccggcatggcagccccccagcccatatttatggggccccgacccgggcatgcagcggccatggacccctgagcgattccgggaggtgttgaagcgggagacccaggcccggctcggccaggcattgaatattccggcgtaccgggacattgccattggcatcagccggcggttcctgcgggcatccagcacattcaccagtgaccgccaggatgaaatggagcaggcagcggcattggatgctgactgtgaggatggcatggatgcggaccagtggatggcGCATATGACGGATTTACAGGCGGGCCATTCATCACAcgtggcggggatggtatatgggcggcagctgatggagcaggcaggcacaacaagccaccggcgggcgatgttccggcagtccagtgtggattggcaccagtttctggggttcggctgcggcacgggggttccaggagatgtccatgccgacattgatgccggtgggcttcgggctggcttggtggatgaaggcagctgtccaagccgccgtcccggtcaggaacaggttagggcttgcttggtggatgatcccggtcaggaacgggttagggctcgcttggtgaatgatccaaGTCAGCaaggggttagggctcgcttggtgaatgatcccggtcaggaacgggttagggcgcgcttggtgaatgatccaaGTCAGCaaggggttagggctcgcttggtggatgatcccggtcaggaacgggttagggctcgcttggtgagtgatcccagtcaggaaggggttagggctcgcttggtggatgaaggcaaccgtccaattcaccatcccggtcaggaacgggttagggcttgcttggtgaatgatcccggtcaggaacgcgttagggctcgccccgtgctcgggaaacgcaagcgggccccatggcaggtggaggctgaggagcaccacatggagcggcgccaccagctgcagaccatggacatggccgctgcgctgcagcagatgaccggtcaggccggcatgcagttccagggcatccaggcacccgccatggcggcgatccagcagggcaagagccccgtggtggcagtcatgcccaccggcggtgggaaaagcatgttattcatgttgcccgcgtgggccgtccccgggggcaccaccattgtggtggtgccattgatctcgctgcggcaggatatgcagcagcggtgccggcggctaggcatcccatgtatggcatgggaccggcagcagccatgtgatgaagcagccattgtgctggtcacaccggaatcggctgtcacccccgatttccattcattcatcaaccggttggtggtgatgcagcggctggaccgggtggtgattgatgaatgcCATGTCATTAtgaaccagcagaagaacttccggtccgccatggcacagcttgggaagctcgttcgggcccgtacacagatg gatcagatcgatatatatcgggcccgcacgagccgcggcaatgtggcatatggggtgtggcggccaccgattccacacactgcaccacatggatatggatgggagcaggatgcccggattattcagttcctgcaggcgcagctccagtgggcccgggcccggggggaagatggtgatatatgccaaccgggtccaccaggtgcaggcgatggcggcggtattgggatgtga
- a CDS encoding uncharacterized protein (TransMembrane:1 (o12-31i)), which translates to MLGLITTHAPYMPLHITPITCLLVPVIPAMLPPVSIHRPIQIIVQYHPPASPTCHHPHVLLHQLHLRCAQLSLILRPPRRLDNDRLAGLPIPPGSPTFLCIIQ; encoded by the coding sequence ATGCTcggcctcatcaccacccatGCGCCctacatgccactgcacattacacccatcacatgcctgctcgtccccgtcatccccgcaatgctgccgccggtatccattcaccgtcccatccagataatcgtccagtaccacccgccggcatccccaacctgccaccacccccatgtattgctgcaccagctccacctccggtgtgcccagctgtcgctcatcctccgcccaccCCGCCGGCTGGATAATGATCGCCTGGCTGGCCTGCCCATCCCGCCCGGCTCGCCCACTTTCCTGTGCATAATCCAATAA